Proteins from a single region of Trichoderma asperellum chromosome 3, complete sequence:
- a CDS encoding uncharacterized protein (EggNog:ENOG41) has translation MFYETHYVHDAKMAAHQPMPYRGPVKGSSRNQASKQSRQSKALDPEDLTRRLQIVLAEQKAVAEKKKRARAAVEAERQANAAAAARNASVLHPGQHGIPLGPTAPSTYIQKKQITASKSHGKLISRDSSEHAAKTEKPQVAGMKNSTTSSSNRNSEDAAPSNYRHVPQFAASQFARTTTTETVTEKHLLHKLSRKAMKFHMEGPNAMAGMAASDLTPSEQNKALRRVQSMRERQYERNQFQHSHTLATTAEIEEKPASPATAHTFQEHRKSRDEPNKDLRRRSVGAILGMMISADAEPARASLSSAENQSVANHSDALPANADEHRVDWTQSDEAAILQQQQKQQLQQPQQPLKASTSQHALRKSESRWALRTKLGSFGKKSDKLSSPTEEKDEESLVESPKSPLAKAGGLFARFKR, from the coding sequence ATGTTTTATGAGACACACTACGTGCATGATGCGAAAATGGCTGCCCATCAGCCCATGCCGTACAGAGGCCCGGTAAAAGGCTCTTCGCGCAACCAGGCCTCGAAACAGTCGCGGCAATCCAAAGCGCTTGATCCTGAAGATTTGACAAGACGGCTGCAAATTGTGCTAGCCGAACAAAAAGCCgtggcagagaagaagaagcgggcTAGAGCAGCAGTCGAAGCCGAGCGACAAGCAAAcgccgcagctgcggcaCGAAATGCAAGCGTCCTGCATCCCGGCCAGCACGGAATTCCCTTGGGACCAACTGCCCCGTCTACGTATatacaaaagaagcaaataaCGGCGTCGAAATCACACGGTAAACTTATATCTCGAGATTCAAGCGAACATGCGGCCAAGACAGAGAAGCCTCAAGTGGCTGGGATGAAAAATTCTACCACATCATCTAGCAACAGAAATTCAGAGGATGCCGCCCCATCCAACTACCGGCACGTCCCTCAGTTTGCTGCCTCGCAGTTTGCCCGGACGACGACTACCGAGACGGTTACGGAGAAGCATCTCCTACACAAGTTGTCCAGGAAGGCCATGAAGTTCCATATGGAAGGGCCCAACGCAATGGCTGGCATGGCAGCCTCAGACCTTACGCCATCTGAGCAGAACAAAGCACTCAGAAGAGTACAGAgtatgagagagagacaatATGAGCGGAACCAGTTTCAGCACAGTCATACACTCGCCACTACGGCCGAGATTGAGGAGAAGCCAGCATCTCCCGCTACTGCTCATACATTCCAAGAACATCGCAAGTCCAGAGACGAACCAAACAAAGACCTGCGGAGGAGAAGCGTGGGTGCTATCCTCGGCATGATGATATCAGCAGATGCCGAACCCGCCAGAGCATCATTGTCTTCTGCAGAGAATCAGTCAGTTGCCAACCACTCTGATGCCCTACCAGCCAATGCCGACGAGCACCGCGTAGATTGGACTCAGAGTGACGAAGCTGCCATTCTTCAGCAACAACAGAAgcaacagctgcagcaaccGCAGCAGCCACTTAAAGCTAGTACAAGCCAACATGCGTTGCGCAAGTCTGAATCGAGATGGGCTTTGCGAACTAAGCTTGGAAGCTTTGGCAAGAAGAGCGACAAACTTTCTTCACCTAcggaagaaaaagacgaagagTCGCTCGTCGAGTCACCTAAATCTCCCCTTGCAAAAGCAGGGGGACTGTTTGCACGGTTTAAGCGTTAG
- a CDS encoding uncharacterized protein (EggNog:ENOG41), whose translation MASEALHCEAEESSASSAPAEMSGIEAAASSIDENPISASQQAHVSDAGADATQQNASDNGDGAASQAPSMRMPNANLCGVCEINPGKYKCSRCRLPYCSVPCSKAHQQNHPPDPPKEEPKPASQTLNAPPPAAAPLPPLSEHIDPSNPFSALATSDKLQLLFKKYPNLPNQLLEIHDATQPPPESPDAVSKAIPASLMKGLPASNNSGRGQWNHDIGIKNGKAALRKARKASGEDGEAIREYTELILHIMNETNDRNDAAAYVQRQIAEQDTALIERLLAEDRRNQ comes from the exons ATGGCGTCAGAGGCTCTCCATTGCGAGGCTGAAGAGAGctctgcctcttcagctCCCGCGGAGATGTCTGGCATCGAGGCTGCTGCGAGCTCTATAGACGAGAACCCCATCTCCGCCAGCCAGCAAGCGCATGTGTCAGACGCGGGTGCAGACGCAACCCAGCAGAATGCCAGCgacaatggcgatggtgCGGCGTCGCAAGCGCCCTCGATGCGGATGCCAAATGCCAACCTTTGCGGTGTTTGCGAGATCAACCCTGGCAAATACAAGTGTTCGCGATGCCGTCTTCCATA CTGTTCCGTCCCCTGCAGCAAAGCCCATCAGCAAAACCACCCTCCCGATCCTCCAAAGGAAGAACCCAAGCCAGCAAGCCAAACACTGAATGCGCCTCCCCCAGCAGCggcgcctcttcctcctttgtCAGAGCACATCGACCCCTCCAATCCCTTCAGCGCCCTCGCCACCTCGGAcaagcttcagcttctcttcaAGAAATACCCAAACTTACCGAACCAGCTCCTCGAAATCCACGATGCGACCCAGCCCCCGCCCGAATCCCCAGATGCCGTCTCCAAAGCCATACCTGCTTCCCTCATGAAGGGCCTGCCCGCGAGTAACAATAGCGGCAGGGGTCAGTGGAACCACGACATTGGCATCAAGAATGGCAAAGCTGCTCTGCGAAAGGCAAGGAAGGCTAGCGGCGAGGACGGCGAGGCGATCCGCGAGTATACAGAGCTGATACTGCACATTATGAATGAGACAAACGATAGGAACGATGCCGCGGCCTATGTGCAGCGCCAGATTGCCGAGCAAGACACCGCTCTCATCGAGCGTCTACTGGCAGAGGATCGACGAAATCAATAA